GCACCTCCAAGGTGGTCCCGGGCCGGGGACCCTCATCCGTGTCCACCACGGTGCTGCCCTTCCTGCCCTTGACGGTGACGGGCACAATCTCGGGCCGGAGCCGCCCGGCAGCAATGGCGGCCAGGGCCCGCTCGTGGGACTGGACGGCAAAAGCGTCGGAGTCCTCACGGGAAATGCCGTAGACCTCTGCCACCTCTTCGGCGGTTTCCGGCATGGACAGGGTCATCTTGCCGCCCCGGGACAGGGCACCGGAGTCGAATTCGGGGTTGACGAAACGCCAGCCAATGGAGGTGTCGAAGCTTTCGCCGGGTTTGGCGAACGCCTGGGTGGGTTTAGCTTGGACCCACGGTGCGCGGCTCATCGACTCCACTCCTCCGGCCACCACAATGTCGGCCGCACCGGACTTGACCATTTGCGCGGCCAGGATCACCGCGCTCAGGCCGGAGGCGCACAGCCGGTTCACTGTCAGCCCCGGCACGTGGTCGCCGAAGCCGGCCAGCAGCCACGCCATCCTGGCCACGTTGCGGTTTTCCTCACCCGCCCCGTTGGCGTTGCCCAGAATCACTTCATCGACAGTGTCCGGGTCGATCCCGGCGCGCAGCACGGCCTCCCGGACTGCCAGGGCGGCGAGGTCGTCCGGGCGGACGCTGGACAGGGCCCCGCCGTAGCGGCCCACGGGGGTTCGTGCTCCGCCGATCAGAAATGCTTCAGTCATTTGTGACTCCTTTGTTGACGTTTGGCCTGCGTGTGAAGGAACCCTGGTCCAGGACCATACGGCTGGACACGAGCCCCTGGAAATGCACCGTGTCCCCGTCGTCCCAGATCCGAAAGGAAAGGTTGTCGCCGGGGAACACCGGGCTGGTGAACCGTGCGGTCATGGTGCCAAACTCGGTTGCGTCGCCGTGACAGACGGATTGAATCAACGCCCGAGCAGCAAAGCCGTAGGTACACAAACCATGCAGGATAGGCCGGTCAAAACCGGCTTTCCGTGCGGCGCGCGGGTCCGAATGCAGCGCGTTCCGATCCCCGCTGAGGCGGTATAGCAGGCCCTGAGTGGTGCTGGTGGGATGGTCTACGGCGTCATCCGGCTCCCGATCTGGCGCATGCCACCGGGTCGGTTCCGGCCGGGGCCCGCCAAAACCGCCCGCCCCGCGGACTAGGAACGTGGCCCGGTTGGTGGCCAGAAGCGCACCTTGCTCTGGGCTACCTGGCGTGGTGCTGCCAGGTATGGGACCGGCGGCCTTAGGGCCGCTCAGCTCGGGGCTCCCGGGCCAGCCGGCCGCGGGTTCCGCTGCCCGCAGCTCGGTGGTGATGGTGACGAGTGCATGTGCGCCGGTGTCGTGCACCGCGGTGACCACGGCCGACACATCGCCAGCACCGGCTACGGGCAGGGGTCTGTGCAGTGTCAGCTCGTGTCGAGCGTGCAGCACGGTGGACACCGGATACTCACCAAAGATGGACGGCCCGCCGCGGGTGGCTATTCCACCAGACACGCCGGGGCTGGACGTGCCGCCCTGATCCAGAAGCGCCACCGCAGGGAATCCCAACACTGTTGCAAAGCTAGGCAGTACCTGCTGCGGGACACCGGCGCTGTTCTCGGTGGTGTAGGCCAGCTCCCGGTCCCCGAGGCCGGCCCCCGCGCCGACACCGAGGGCGTACAGCATGGCGGAATCGCCGTTCCACGTGCGCTGGACGGTCCCAAGCGATGTGCCCACAAGGCTCACATCAATGCTCAAGTCACCCCTCCTACTGCATCGTGAGGCCGCCGCTGACGCTGACGGCCTGTCCGGTGACAAAGCCGGCATCCGCTCCGGCAAGGTAGATAACCGCACCGGAAATCTCGGCCACCGAGCCCAGCCTGCGCTTGGGCACGGCACGCACGACGGCGTTCATCACCTTTCCTGTGAGGCCCTCCGCCGCGGTCATCCCGGCCAACAGATCGGTATCAGTCGGTCCCGGGCAGACAACGTTGACGGTGATGTCCGCCGCGGCATTCTCCCGAGCTATTGACTTGGCAAAGGCGATCAGCCCGCCACGGGCTGCTGCCGAGGCAGCGTCCCCCACAGACCCGGTCTTCCCGCTGTCCGATCCCACCAGAACAATGCGGCCAAATCCTGCGGCCACCATGGCCGGCAGCGCCGCGCGGACCGCGTTCATGGGGCCGCCGAGTTCGGTGTTCAGGATCCCGGCTGCGGTGGCCGCCGTCGTCTCCTGAAACAACGCCAGCGGATGCCGGTGCCCGGCCGTCACGACCAGGGTGTCCACACCGCCCAACTCCCGGGTTGCCGTGGCCACCACGTGTTCAACCGCGGCATCATCCGTGGCGTCCAGTGCCGCATAGCCGGCGCAGGACCCCGCGGGCAAAGCAGCCGCCAGCTCAGCGGCCGTGGCGGCATTGCTGAAGTAGGTGAAGTAGACGCTGGCGCCCGCGGCGGCAAGGTCGCGGCACACCTGGGAGCCAATTCCTCCGCCGCCAATGACCAGTACTCCGCGTCCGCCGAAACTACCGTTCATGCTGGGCCCCTGTTCCTGTGGCGCGCTCATTTGAAGGCCGACATGCCGGTGATGTCCCGGCCGATCAGCAGCGACTGGATGGAGTCAGTGCCTTCGTAGGTGTGCACCACTTCCATGTCTGTCAGGTGTCTGGCCACATGGAAGTCAAGCAGCAGGCCATTGCCGCCCAGAATGTCCCGGGCCTCGGAGCAAATCCAGCGGGCTTTTTGGGCGCTGTGCATCTTCGCAATGGAGGCCATGGTGCCCGTCCACTGGCCCGACTCCTGCAGTTCGGCCATGCGGAAGCACATCAGCTGGATGGCCGTCAGCTCGGCCAGCATGTTGGCGAGCTTGTTCTGGACCAGCTGGTAGCTGGCAATCGGGCTGCCAAACTGCTCCCTGACCAGCGCATACGTCACGGCAGCCTCATAGGCAGCCGTGGCGTGGCCCAAACTCTCCCACGACGCGCCACCGCGGGTGGAGGCCAGCACGGCCGAGGCATCCCTGAATGACTGTGCGTTGGCGATGCGGTTTTCCGCCGGCACCCGGACATTCTCCAGCACAACGTCCGGCTGCAGCACCGCACGCTTGCCGATCTTGCCGGTGATGAGGTCCGCCCGGTAACCGGCCGGGTACGCGCCGTCGTGCTTCTCCACGACAAAGGCCTTGACTTTGCCATCGGCCTCATCCCGGGCCCACACCACCACGACGTCGGCAAAGCTGGCGTTACCGATCCAGCGCTTGCGCCCGTTGAGGACCCAGTAGTCACCCTCGCGGCGGGCCGAGGTCTCCAGCCCCACCGAATCCGAACCATGCCCGGGTTCGGTCAGGGCGAAAGCCCCGATGAGCTCAAGCGTGGCCATGCGAGGTAGCCAGCGCTGCTTTTGCTCCTCACTGCCGAGCATGTTGATGGTGCCCATGGTCAGGTTGGACTGGACACCAATGAACGTGTTCATGGAGCCGTCCCCGCGCGACATCTCCACCGTGGCCATGCCCGCGCCGAGCCGGCTCAGGCCAGGACAACCGTACCCGTCAATGGTGGAGCCGATGATGCCCAGCTCCGCCAGCGGCGGCACGAGTTCATGCGGGAACTCCGCACGCTCCCAGTAGTCGTTGATGACAGGAAGCAGTCTGGTGTTCACGAAGCCACGCACTCTGTCCTTGACAGCCTTTTCGGCCGGGCCGAGCTTGTCGAAGAGCAGGTAGTAGTCGGTGTCCCTGGCCTCGGTCAGTCCGCGGGCCAGGGCGGCCGTCAGTTCGTCATGCGTGCTCATTTTTGCACCCCGTCATAGCTGTACCAGCCCTTCCCGCTCTTGCGGCCGTAATCCCCGCGTTCCACCAGTGCTGTCAGTGCAGGATGCGGCAGGTCAGCCGGATCACCCGTCTCAGCAAAGGTGGCCTGGCGGATCTGGTGGCTGACATCCAGGCCCACCAGGTCCATGAGTTCAAAGGGCCCCATGGGGTGGCCCAGCGCCGTTTTAGCCGCTGTGTCGATATCCTGAAAACTGGCGATCCCGTCGGCGTACAGCCGCAGCGCCTCGTCGCGGATGGCACCCATGAGCCGGTTCGCCACAAAGCCCGGGATCTCTTTTTCAATGAGCACGGGCGCCTTCCCCATGCGTTTGGCCACCGCCAGAACTGTGTCAATGGTGTCTTGGGAGGTACTCTCGTGGCGGACCACTTCAACGCACTTCATGACAAGTGCCGGGTTGAAGAAGTGCATATTGCACACCTGACCCGGCCGGCCGGTGGCATCGGCAACCTTGGACGAGCCGAACGTGGAGGAATTCGTTGCCAGGATGGCGTGGGGCGGAGCAGCCGCATCGAGGGCCGTGAAGATGCCGCGCTTGATCTCCAGCTTCTCCGTTGCCGCCTCGATGGCGAGGTCGGTAGTGGCGGCGGCCTCGGCCAGGTCCTCGGAGAAAGCCAGCCTGCCCAGCGCCGCGTCGGCATCCTCCCGGCTCATCCGCCCCTTGGCAACGCTGGCGTCCATGCGGGAGCGTAACTGGGCCTCCGCTTGTTCCAGCATGGCGGAGGAGATGTCCTGTACCGTGACCTGATATCCGGCCAGCGCCGCAACCATGCCGATCTGCGAGCCCATGGCCCCGGCGCCGACCACCAGGATGTTGTTGACCACCACGTTAGTTCCCCTCGAATTTGGCGGGGCGCTTTTCCAAAAACGCTGCGGCACCTTCGGCCTTGTCGTTGCTGGTGTACAGCAGCGACTGCGCCAGGCGCTCCAGCAGCAGGCCGGTGCGTAGATCCGTCTCGCTGCCGTTGTTGATGACGAGTTTGCCCAGGCGGATGGCCAGCGGACCCTTGGCCAGGATGAGCCCGGCGGTGCGTTCGACGGCGGCCATCAGCTCCCCCGGTTCGGTCACCTCGGTGACCAGCCCGATCCGCAGCGCCTCTTCCGCCTCGAAGATGCGCCCCGTCAGGATAAGTTCGACGGCGCGTCCCTTGCCTACCAGCCGGGACAGCCGCTGCGTGCCGCCGGCCCCGGGCAGTACGCCCAGGTTCGTTTCAGGCAGTCCGAAGCGGGCGTTGGCGGAGGCGATGCGGATGTCGCAGGACATAGCCAGTTCGTTGCCGCCACCAAGGGCGAAGCCATTGACGGCCGCAATGGTGGGCTTTTCGTAGGACTCGATGGCGTCGTAGAGCGTGGCCATGGCGGCAGAAAGTCCGTCGAGCATGGTGTAGCCCGCCAGCTGGTTAATGTCGGCACCGGCCACAAAGGCTTTCTCCCCAGCGCCGGTGAAGACCACCACGCCCACGTCGGGGTTGCCGCGGAACGCCTCCAGCGCGGCGGCAATCTCTGCCAGCACCGTGCGGCTGAGGGCGTTGCGGGATTCGGGCCGGTTGATGGTGATGATGCCGAGCCCGTCGCGGATGTCGGTGAGGATCGTTTCGTAGTTCATGGCGCTCCTAGCGGAAGGCGGGGATGCCGGTGATATGGCTGCCCAGGATCAGGGTGTGGACCTCATCGGTGCCCTCATAGGTGCGCACCGATTCGAGGTTGTTGGCATGGCGCAGCGGCGAGTAGTCCAAGGTGATGCCGTTGCCGCCCAGGATGGCACGGGCGTCACGGCAGATTTGAATGGCCTCACGGCAATTGTTCAGTTTGCCCACGGAAATTTGCACCGGTTCCAGCGTGCCGGCATCCTTCATCCGACCGGTGTGGATGGCCAGCAAGGTGCCCTTTTGGATTTCCAGGAGCATGTTGACCAGCTTCTGCTGAGTGATTTGGTAGGCGGCCAGCGGCTTGTCGAACTGGAGCCGTTCCAATGAGTAGGCCAATGCGGCTTCGTAGCTGTCCCGGGCGGCTCCCATGGTTCCCCAAATGATGCCGTAGCGTGCCTCGTTGAGACAGGAGAACGGGCCGCGCAGCCCTTCCGCGCCTGGCAGCAGGGCATCGGCCGGCAGCCTGACGTCCTCGAAGGTGAGGTCGCACTGGATGGAGGCGCGCATCGACAGTTTCCCTTGGATGGGGGTGGCTGTGAAACCGGGGGTGTCCGTGGGCACCAGGAAGCCGCGGACGCCGTCGTCAGTCATGGCCCAAATAACAGCGATCTGGGCAATTGAGGCCAGCCCAATCCAGCGCTTGGCGCCGGTGAGCACCCAGCCGTCGCCGTCGCGGCGGGCGAAGGTGGCCATGGAGGACGGGTCGGAGCCGGCGGTGGGTTCGGTCAGGCCGAAGCAGCCGATGATCTCACCCTTCGCCATGCCGGGAAGGTACTGGTTTTTCTGTTCCTCGGAACCCCATTTGTGGATGGCGCTCATGGCCAGGGAGCCCTGCACGCTGACAAAGGTGCGCAGACCGGAATCTCCGGCCTCCAGTTCCATGGCGGCGATGCCGTACTCCACCGCGGAGCGGCCGGGGCAGCCGTACCCTTTCAGGTGCATGCCGAGCAGGCCCAGGGCACCCATTTCCTTCACGATTTCCACGGGGAACACGGCGTCCTCGTACCAGGCAGCAATGTTGGGCCGGATGCGCTCGTTCACGAACGTGCGCACGGTGTTGCGCAGCTCCAGCTCTTCGGCGCTGAGCAGGGCGTCAAGGTTGAGCACGTCCGAACGCTGGGCTGAATCGGCTTGGTTAGCGGCGGTTGTCATGGTGTGTCCTTCGTGGATTGGGTGGCGAGTTCGGAGGCGGTGAAGCGCTCGCGCAGCTGGAATTTTTGAATCTTGCCCGACGGCGTGCGTGGAAAGTCCGAGACTACTTCCAGCCGCTCGGGCCAATATGGCTTCGCCACGCCCTTCTCCTGCAGGAAGGCCTGCATAGCGGCAAAGCTGAATTCCGGTGAGCCTGCCCGGAGAGTCACGGCAGCACAGGCGATCTCCTGCAGGCGTGGGTGTGGAATGGCGACCACGGCGACGGCATCGATGTCGGGATGCTCGTACAGTACATTTTCGACATAGGCCACGGGGATGTTTTCGCCGCCGCGGATGATGACGTCCTTGGTGCGGCCGGCAATTTTCAAGTAGCCCTCGGCGTCGATGCTGCCCAGGTCCCCTGTGTCGAACCAGTCACCCTCAAACAGCTCCCGGGTCGCGTCAAGTTGTCCGAGGTAGCCCTGGAACAGGAACGGACCTTGGATCTGCAGGCGGCCCTCGGCATCTTCCGGCAGCACGGCCCCGTCCAGGTCGACGATGCGGATGCTCATGCCACCCAGTGCCCGCCCGTCGCTGGTGATAATTTTCTCGACCGGATCGCTGGGACTGCCCATGGTGACGAGTCCGCATTCGGTCTGGCCCCACCCGCCAAAGACGCTCATCTCCGGCAGTTCTTCCCGCGCTTGGCGGACCATGACGCGCGGTATGGGCGCACCCATACAGCAGAACCTTTTAAGTGAGGAAACATCCCGGGAAGCCAGATTCGGCGCCTCCAGTAGGTCATGCAGGAACGGTGTGGCTCCGGAGGTGTGCGCGATGCCGTGTTTTTCCACGAGTTCCACAAATGCTTCTGCGTTCCACACGTCCTGGAAGATGCCGGTGGCGCCAAGCTGGAGTGGCAGGGACACTCCGTACAGGTATCCCGTGAGGTGCGCGAACGTGGAGGCCATGTGGATGACGGACTGCTGGTCCATGCCCAGTTTGTCGGGCCACGGCACGCTGCCGGCAACGAGAGTGTTGTGGGTGTGCATGACACCCTTGGGCTGCCCGGTGGTTCCCGAGGTGAAAATCAGCAGCGAAAGGGCGTTGGGATCCGGCCGCAGTGCGGGCAGCTCCGCAGGGTCACGGCGTTCCTCCCAGGCCGTGGCCATGAACTCCTCCCAGCTGTGAAATCCTTCGGCGAGTTCCTCTCCGGCGTCCACAACCAGAACGTGTTCCAGGCTGGGCAGTTTTGGCCGGAGTCGCTCGATCATGGCGGGAAAGTCAAAGCCACGGAAACTGGACGGGATGACAAGGACCTTGGCCTGGGACCGCTCCATCATGAAGCCGATTTCTCGATCCCGGTACACGGGGATCAGCGGGTTGGTGATGGCCCCGATCCGCACGGCCGCATAGTGGACCACAAGCCATTCGATCCAGTTGGGGAGCTGGATCGAGACGACGTCCCCGGGTGATACACCCAGTTCCAGCAGGCCCAGGGCACACCTGTCCACCTGTTGCTTCAGCTCCGCGTAGCTGACGCTGCGGCGGGCGTCCACACTGGCTGTTTTCTCCGGCGTCGCGGCGGCGGCTTCGTCCAGAAAGTCCGTCAGCGTCTTGTTGCGCCAGTCACCGGACGCCATGAAGCGTTCCGTCTGCTCCGGCGTCAGGATGGTTTCAAAAGTCATGGTGCTAACCCTTCACACTCGTCATTGAGAGAAACGCTGAACCCTTAGTGGGATCAGCTCATGGTGAGGCCGCCGCTGACGGACAGCGTCTGGCCGGTGATGAAGGCTGCTTCATCGGAGGCGAAAAAGGCGACGGCGTTGGCCAGGTCGGCTGGCTGGGCCAACCGGCGCAGCGGGATGGCCCGTTCCAGTGCTTCCCGCAGTTTGGGGTTCTCGGCGCTGATGCCGGCAAAGAGCGGGGTGTCGGCGGGGCCGGGGCTCACACAGTTCACGGTGACCTTGTTACGTGCCATTTCGCGGGCTGCCGTCTTGGTGAAGGCGATGATGCCGCCCTTGGCCGCCGAGTAGACGGCTTCCCCGGAGGAGCCAACGCGTCCGGCGTCGGAGCCAATGTTAATGACTGCGCCGTGGCCCTGTTCGGCCATGACGGCCAGCACGGCCTGGCTGCAGTGCAGTGTTCCGTAGAGGTTGATGGCGATGACGCGGTCCCAGTCGGACACCTTGCTTTGCAGGAACGGTTCAACCTTGTCCCAGCCGGCATTGTTGACGAGGATGTCGATCCGGCCGTATTTTTCAGTCACCGCAGCAACCATGGCATCCACTGACTCGCGGCTGGTGACGTCGGCGACGAGCCCGATGGAATCGTTTCCCAGTGCCCCTGCCGTCTCGTTGGCGGCGGCTTCATTAATGTCGCCGACCACCACCGTTGCGCCTTCAGCAGCGAGTTTTTCGGCAATGCCGCGCCCGATGCCACTTCCGGCGCCGGTCACGATGGCAATCTTATTTTCAAGCTTTCCCATGATGTGCTTCCTTGCATTTGAGGGTTTTGAACAGTCGAAATGGAGCGCTTTAGCAGCGCTGTGTTTGGCGTTGAAGTTACGGCGCGAATTCCCGGCCGACGGACTGGCGGGAGATGATGAGTTTCATGATTTGGGCGGTGCCGTCGCCAATTTGCAGTCCCAGGACGTCCCGCATGCGTTGTTCGATGGGCAGGTCCTGCATGTAGCCGAACTGGCCGTGCAACAGCAGGCAGGAGTTAATGACGTCGTACGCCGTTTTGGGGGCCCACCATTTGCACATGGCGGCCTGGGAGGTGTGCGGCAGGCCCTCGTCCTTGAGCCACAGCGTCTGGTGGCACAGCAGACGGGCCGCGGTCAGGAGGGTTTCACTTTCGGCCAGGGGGAAGGCAACGCCCTGGAATTTGCTCAGTGGCTGGTCGAAGGCTTGGCGGGATGAGACATGCGCCCAAGTTTCCTCCACCGTGACGGCGGCCGCGCCAATGCACTGCAGGCCGATGAGGGCCCGGCTGAAGTCAAAGCCCTGCATCACCTGGGTGAATCCTGCACCTTCGTCACCAATCAGGTGATCCTCGGGAATCCAAGCGTCCGTAAAGTGCACGAAGCCACGGGTGACGGCGCGGGTTCCCATGTCATTGACTCCCTCAACTTCCAGTCCGTCCCCGGCCATGTCGACGAGGAAGGCGCTGATGCCCCGGCCCCGGCGTTGTTCCGGATCAGTCTTGGCGAAGACAACGGTGGCGCCACACTGCTTGGCGAAGGACATGGACTTGGTGCCGTTGAGGACCCAGCCGCCACGTTCGCGACGCGCCGTCAGTGAGGGGTTGCCGGCGTCGGAGCCCGCACCGGGTTCGGAGAGGCCGATGGCCACGATCTCCTCGCCGCTGGCGATCTTGGGAACCCAGCGGGCAGCGACGGCGGGTTTGGCGCTTTGGGCCAGGATTTGGCCCACCAGGGAGCCCACCACCTGCAGATAGGCCACGTTGAAGTCACCGCGGGCGATTTCCTCGGTGATCAGGCCGGACGTCAGCCGGCGTTCACCACGGCCACCCAGTTCCACGGGTAGCTCGGGGGCGATGAGCCCCCGCCCGCCAATTTCAAGGCGTAGTTCCGGGGCGATGGCCCGGTCGATTTCCCGCTGTTTGTATCCGGGAGCGATCATGGCAGCCACGGTGCGGGCCTCCTTGACGTATTTCTTCTGCGACGCCGTAAGCGTGAAATCCATGGTGCGCGCCTTTCTGGCGGAAGTCTTTAGAGGCTGATTTAGTGGCTGATCACGTGTTCGTTGAACGCAGGCTTGCGCTTTTCGGCGAAGGCTGCGGCGCCTTCCAGGCCTTCGGGTGAGGCTGTGAACAGGTCCAATGCGGACATGGCGAGGTTGCTCAGCCCGGCCATGTGGTCGGAGTCTGCGTTGAAGGACTGCTTCAGGAAGCGCAGTGCCGTGGGGCTCTTCTCGGCAATCTCGGCGGCCCAGGCCTTCGCCTCGCTCATGAGCTCGCTGGCCGGAACCACCGTGTTGACCAGGCCCCAGCGTTCGGCGGTGACGGCGTCGTACTGGCGGCACAGAAACCAAATCTCACGGGCCCGCTTCTCCCCCACCACTCGGGCGAGGTAGGCGGAGCCGAAACCGGCGTCGAAGGAACCCACGCGGGGTCCAGCCTGACCGAACTTGGCGGTGTCTGCGGCAATGGTGAGGTCGCACAGGACATGGAGGACGTGTCCGCCGCCGACGGCAATGCCGTTGACGGCTGCAATGACGGGCTTGGGGATGTCGCGGATGAGCTTGTGCAAGTTGCCGATTTCAAACATGCCGGATTCGGTGGGGCCGTAGTCGCCGGTTTCGGCACGCTGCTTGACGTCGCCGCCGGTGCAGAAGGCTTTCTCGCCGGCGCCGGTGAGGATGACGGCCTGCACCGAGCGGTCGGCCCAGGCGGCACGGAAGGCCTTGATGAGTTCCTCCACTGTCTTTCCACGGAAGGCGTTGTAGCGGTGCGGCCGGTTCATGGTGATGATGGCTGTGGGGCCTTCGACCTCGTAGATGATGTCTTCATAGTTGGTCATGTCAAAGCCTTTCGTGTGTCACGTCGATGTGTCAGGTGAAGTTTGAGTGGGTGACTCTTTTTGTGGCTGGCTGTTTAGCTCAGGTCCAGGAGGTGGCTGTAGCTGGCCCGGTGTTCGGCTTGCACAACCGCGGCAAGAGCGACGGCGGTTTGCTTGCGGACATACGTGTCGAAGTCAAAGGAGCGTTCAAAGTACCAGCGTTTCAGCGCCCACGCGTGGGCGAGCAGTAGCAAGTTGTAGGCGAAGAGCTCGGCATCGACACGCACCAGCCGGCCCGCATCGATGGCTTCAAGGACGGCCTGCTGCAAGGGCAGCACGGTGCTGATTTCCAGTTCCTTGATCTTGTTCCGGCCCTCGGCACCCAGAGATTTCGATTCCCGGTAGGACAGCACAGCCGCGTCGCGGTGTTCGTTGATGACGTTGCAGTATGCGGCGAACGCTGCGGCAATCCGTTCTACGGGATCGGTTCCCGCGGCTTCGATGGCTGCCGGAACCTGATGATCAAAGGCGTCCAGGACTTCCACGATGACGGCCAGCAGGAGGTCTTCCTTGTTGCCGAAGTAGCGGTAGATCAAGCCGACGCTGACGGAGGCTTCGGTAGCCAGTGCATGCATCGAGACTGAGTCGGCACCGTCGCGGGCCATGAGGCGTGCGGCGGCGCTGAGAAGCTGTCTCTTGCGCAATGTGGCCCGCGCTTCACTCGCTGCCTTAGCCGGGTCAAACACGTGGACGTTTTGCTGGTTAGGTAATGCTGAACTCATTGCCGCCTCATTGAACTGATCTTCAAACAAAATGAATGTCTATTCACTTTTAATGAGTTTAGGTTGCATTGTGACGTACGTCAAGTGGGTTGGAAGTCGTTTCGGCCGGGATTCTAGTTGCTTGCTGTCCCAGTCCGGTGCCGAAGCCGTGAGTCTAGAATGGCCCCATGAGTCCATCACCAGCACCGGTCGCCGTCACTTTGGACCCCGTTCCTGCCCAGTGGTGGGAAATCCTCGGTGCGCTTGGTCCCCTCGCCATTTTGCTTGG
The Arthrobacter alpinus genome window above contains:
- a CDS encoding acyl-CoA dehydrogenase family protein yields the protein MDFTLTASQKKYVKEARTVAAMIAPGYKQREIDRAIAPELRLEIGGRGLIAPELPVELGGRGERRLTSGLITEEIARGDFNVAYLQVVGSLVGQILAQSAKPAVAARWVPKIASGEEIVAIGLSEPGAGSDAGNPSLTARRERGGWVLNGTKSMSFAKQCGATVVFAKTDPEQRRGRGISAFLVDMAGDGLEVEGVNDMGTRAVTRGFVHFTDAWIPEDHLIGDEGAGFTQVMQGFDFSRALIGLQCIGAAAVTVEETWAHVSSRQAFDQPLSKFQGVAFPLAESETLLTAARLLCHQTLWLKDEGLPHTSQAAMCKWWAPKTAYDVINSCLLLHGQFGYMQDLPIEQRMRDVLGLQIGDGTAQIMKLIISRQSVGREFAP
- a CDS encoding enoyl-CoA hydratase-related protein — translated: MTNYEDIIYEVEGPTAIITMNRPHRYNAFRGKTVEELIKAFRAAWADRSVQAVILTGAGEKAFCTGGDVKQRAETGDYGPTESGMFEIGNLHKLIRDIPKPVIAAVNGIAVGGGHVLHVLCDLTIAADTAKFGQAGPRVGSFDAGFGSAYLARVVGEKRAREIWFLCRQYDAVTAERWGLVNTVVPASELMSEAKAWAAEIAEKSPTALRFLKQSFNADSDHMAGLSNLAMSALDLFTASPEGLEGAAAFAEKRKPAFNEHVISH
- a CDS encoding TetR/AcrR family transcriptional regulator; translation: MSSALPNQQNVHVFDPAKAASEARATLRKRQLLSAAARLMARDGADSVSMHALATEASVSVGLIYRYFGNKEDLLLAVIVEVLDAFDHQVPAAIEAAGTDPVERIAAAFAAYCNVINEHRDAAVLSYRESKSLGAEGRNKIKELEISTVLPLQQAVLEAIDAGRLVRVDAELFAYNLLLLAHAWALKRWYFERSFDFDTYVRKQTAVALAAVVQAEHRASYSHLLDLS